The Malassezia restricta chromosome I, complete sequence genome contains the following window.
TCCCCTGGCAATTGCGCACAGCATCTTTTCCGTGCGTGTGAGTGCCTTGGCAACTAGCACATGGGCCTCAGAAATGCGTTCCGTGTACTGAATacccagcgcctcgagagCGTGCTGCTCTGTCTTGGTGAGGGTAACGGACGTTGTGgccaccagcagctcgtTCCTCGCGCGCTTTGGCGTGTGCGAGGCTGCAGGTGCTTCGCGTTTGCGTCGCGATGCAGTAGGTGACGAGGGCTCATCATTACCTTGCTTCTTCGGCCCAACAAACTCGGAAGGCTGAGCTTCGGCGTGCTCCGGCTCAGGTTGCTCAGGTACAGGTTGCGGGGCCTCAGTTTGCTGATGGTCTCGTATCACAGCTGGCGGTGATGCAACAGGTGATACGTCTTCGGGAGGCGGTGTCGGCGTTGGCTGTGACATTTCAACGGCGGGGGGAATCTTTGGACCCGCTTGAATGTATGGAGTGACGCTTTCGTCTGTCACACCAATCTGGCCGAGCACGGCACTGAGTTGTGCGGCACCGGGGAATGTGATAAACGAACGTTGCGCAAGGTGCTGGTTCGTCCACGTTGCAAAGCATTGCTCCAGCCAAATGTGGTTGACAATCGGAATATTCCACTCTCGCGCTCGCTTGACCTTGTCTCCgtgcaagtcgagcgcCACGCATACATCGTTCATGGTCGACAGCTCTGGGGTAAATACACCGCCCATTTTTACGATCAGCTCCTTGAGATAAGCACGAGCCTGCCCTTTGTAGTTTGTGATGGTGATGGATAGTTTAGGAAAGCCTTGGACGTGCTCATAAGGGTATGGAAAATGCAAAAGCCGGTCGCGTGGAGATGTCATGTGGCCCGTCGATAGGACTTTGGCAAGCCATGGCAGCGTGCCAACTGTTTTGTTTTGACCCAAGGCATGCGCACACTCATCACTCtcgcgatgccgagcaaCAATCAAGTCAGCACTCTCAATAGCTGCCGCTACCTCGTCTGCTGAGGCTGTAGCGGGTATTGTCGGAGCACACTGACCACCCACCTGCACGACTCGATCTCGGATCGAGTGCAGCTCAGgatgcgcctcgagtgTTCCACCATGGATATCACGAGCAAACAAAACTGTCTTTCCTTGTAAAATAGAATGCTCGGTATGCAAACTCAGTGGTTGTGGTGGGGAGGGAACGGCGGCGACCTGCGTAGCCGTATTAGGCGCACATAAGCAAGGCGGCAGACCTTGTGGCGTGTCCATAGGAAATACATACTTGTCCAGTGGCAAAAGGCGTTGAACACTGTAGGAATCATTAATCCAATGTGGCGCCACAGCTATGATGGGCAAATCGGTCTTGTGTTGCTCCAAAGCACGCATTTTGCTGTTGTCACGATCAATAGCCACAACGTGTGTTACCTCCTCACACAGCGTCTGCTTGACACCACCTCCCATGGACGTAACAG
Protein-coding sequences here:
- a CDS encoding BRCA1 C terminus (BRCT) domain protein; amino-acid sequence: MDGVRFVIAENVDPFRGEKISNDLLKHGATAVDSAQFDSASNRAATFRELVTHFITETIHCEYATWCRHMEYDDVTVSEEASPVAVTPAWAERSMALRHPQPVKLYSPDPRDIFSGIVICCAHLTPHDVDLMATSVTSMGGGVKQTLCEEVTHVVAIDRDNSKMRALEQHKTDLPIIAVAPHWINDSYSVQRLLPLDKYVFPMDTPQGLPPCLCAPNTATQVAAVPSPPQPLSLHTEHSILQGKTVLFARDIHGGTLEAHPELHSIRDRVVQVGGQCAPTIPATASADEVAAAIESADLIVARHRESDECAHALGQNKTVGTLPWLAKVLSTGHMTSPRDRLLHFPYPYEHVQGFPKLSITITNYKGQARAYLKELIVKMGGVFTPELSTMNDVCVALDLHGDKVKRAREWNIPIVNHIWLEQCFATWTNQHLAQRSFITFPGAAQLSAVLGQIGVTDESVTPYIQAGPKIPPAVEMSQPTPTPPPEDVSPVASPPAVIRDHQQTEAPQPVPEQPEPEHAEAQPSEFVGPKKQGNDEPSSPTASRRKREAPAASHTPKRARNELLVATTSVTLTKTEQHALEALGIQYTERISEAHVLVAKALTRTEKMLCAIARGLDIVNVSWIKTMVRKRERIDPKAHVLRDRNREHQWSMSLPDVLSRSQDNPSSLLRGHTFYIFKHTEPSRDVLTRVIEAAGGSVEHATGKTDARVLASDQAHVIGSAADETAIHALQSHYTKAHGSPLAVYTAEVVLAGVLRQQMDWTSTYQLSAT